Proteins encoded in a region of the Ornithodoros turicata isolate Travis chromosome 3, ASM3712646v1, whole genome shotgun sequence genome:
- the LOC135388060 gene encoding proline-rich protein 36-like: protein MENLMPSEVARLVLGYLKSSGCHASWETFLKESPDLKEYAECVRRGREYPTNIAGRNLLQFLDAGHQVLQCQGGEHGNSSVELVSNLERVVNQLKGVLSQIQPSQTESQGRSGDASSYVLNQSHGTPNGGAGPTNYSRPDRTAEGSLRTTPNQSAPSAPPSSRARSFHPNGDTATYHLQAIVPPLHFLPTSTPLDKYPEKARLKDSIPLDPPEKDLSGTSVRNPALDHSSPMKTQLSEIFPFGRLSDIGCGPAYGESSYYAFMNPLPCGATLRRYVTNEEPVRDTGMDLRRKPKDGCAADQQAESADRTTQAYDTSYLPRMSIPPVHPLWREDEVNSHEPESRKEDVTEKEVSPVSQGFEVETGTTVSEEIDVDGTSRDPSPMVVMTSEAAETPPTSTQSLMTTASMSAAVTSEHPASVSSNHESHQERSPAPERNDSMTAPTPASLIGDADVETPAGTEPPPLPTRVPSETSPRCFLSNERSLAPSLTTPIKETRFSPSRFYSPRRKSLIPRRRLLTGNSPAAKQGEDPGSANASEEHREVGTVLEELLSNFPFLEKLADNINRVVSTEPATHGEERMLGPIPEEQVSPEKLASTSSNSQDLNLNLPESVVKDIMSRTESDPAFEELVAQMCDKIDTTPGIDAVLVTPKSKHLCRTPSSRQKQGTPFKSPLTTPLRPPLATDTPSRHRRSPYVTSPFDTSPCSSGIFQRTRSRASPRSLDFQSPVAPQSPRAQRKGQSNPPSVSMLDSLTNADSHSNASSLESSQPEVPSKSRSNGEPNSSPRTDRSSGASSGNDALSSPSRNTRLSNGAAHNKQVQNPLQGQEPQLKSPTPTPPSSRARNAPSEAGAELDSFTNPPSNRSRNTPSHVPAELATFPNPPSIATVADVLPNRNSDSDERGQSEPYSSQPSTVPPQCNPPSSPPSSESSSNAQHSCEASVNPSSDIVPSPARIVPPPHCSEHVQSQSKGLAPLQHQHPVPSPLPVNASVIQITAPTQQVPSPSVNPKKSPVKIISRTTEGGNTVTCIAIPDPTPEKRGASLCNSLADLVDMVLTPKSKAQLEAGAGESNGPAVQHSAVLITENGTQVMYCAGDTVTTQLQSGAGPPMLVYPSGTVVLGMNPGCSPAKVAMPQVAVITDMSVGQGHTGLLPAQTRQLPLLQPKGPLPPKPQFTLSHATQPRRPTPSAVQADRVKKSKRQRNASSSSALSSSTSRVSNGVPQPSTSGNQQRKDRSPQLKKLMQTVSSRRKRSGAHVRALDFGADASTSGGRREEEHPESDEQFDLSRTLESIGTSLTGVVQRVMRTSTRDGSTQERVKGAAEDQKKRKGAPLENGTNQKKSRCDDSLKRMDVSKFLEAIHNISHRQAAHQSGLTQPKS, encoded by the exons ATGGAGAACTTGATGCCATCTGAGGTGGCCCGACTTGTTCTGG GCTACCTAAAGTCAAGTGGATGCCACGCTTCCTGGGAGACCTTCCTCAAGGAAAGCCCGGACCTGAAAGAATATGCGGAATGTGTACGAAGGGGTCGAGAGTATCCGACTAACATTGCCGGAAGAAATTTATTGCAGTTCCTGGATGCTGGTCACCAGGTACTTCAATGCCAAG GCGGAGAACATGGCAATTCTTCCGTGGAGCTGGTGTCCAACCTGGAAAGGGTGGTGAATCAGCTGAAAGGCGTCCTCTCTCAGATACAGCCCTCTCAGACCGAAAGTCAG GGAAGGTCCGGTGATGCATCCTCGTACGTGCTCAACCAGAGCCACGGCACACCTAACGGAGGCGCAGGGCCCACAAACTATTCCCGACCAG ACAGGACCGCGGAAGGATCGTTACGGACGACACCGAATCAATCTGCACCTTCAGCCCCACCATCCTCACGGGCACGCTCCTTTCACCCTAACGGAGACACGGCGACGTACCACCTCCAGGCGATCGTTCCGCCTCTGCACTTCCTCCCGACGTCCACTCCGCTGGACAAATATCCGGAAAAGGCGCGGCTGAAGGACAGCATCCCTCTGGACCCGCCGGAAAAGGATCTCAGTGGCACCTCAGTTCGCAACCCGGCATTGGACCACTCTTCGCCGATGAAAACCCAACTGTCCGAGATATTTCCGTTCGGCAGGCTGTCGGACATCGGCTGCGGGCCGGCGTACGGAGAGAGCAGTTACTACGCCTTCATGAATCCCCTGCCGTGCGGCGCGACGTTGAGGCGGTACGTCACTAACGAGGAGCCCGTCCGAGACACCGGAATGGATTTGCGGAGGAAGCCCAAAGACGGTTGTGCGGCCGACCAGCAAGCCGAATCCGCAGACCGAACGACGCAGGCGTACGACACGAGCTATCTGCCGCGGATGAGCATTCCTCCCGTGCATCCGCTGTGGAGAGAGGACGAAGTGAACAGCCACGAGCCGGAATCGAGAAAGGAGGACGTTACGGAAAAGGAGGTGTCACCGGTGAGCCAAGGGTTTGAGGTTGAGACGGGGACAACGGTGAGCGAGGAAATCGATGTAGACGGGACCTCGCGTGATCCGTCACCCATGGTCGTGATGACGAGTGAAGCTGCGGAAACGCCACCGACGTCCACGCAGAGTTTGATGACGACAGCATCAATGTCCGCGGCGGTGACGTCGGAACATCCAGCGTCAGTTTCATCAAATCACGAGTCGCATCAG GAGCGGAGTCCTGCACCAGAACGCAACGACAGCATGACTGCACCAACGCCAGCGTCGCTGATCGGGGACGCAGATGTGGAAACGCCGGCAGGAACGGAACCTCCTCCTCTTCCCACCAGGGTGCCCAGCGAGACATCGCCCCGTTGCTTCCTCTCCAACGAGCGCTCCCTAGCACCATCCCTTACGACCCCGATCAAGGAAACGCGCTTTTCGCCCAGCCGATTTTACTCCCCACGGAGGAAGAG TCTGATTCCGAGACGACGTCTCTTAACCGGGAACTCCCCAGCAGCTAAGCAGGGCGAAGATCCGGGCAGTGCCAACGCGTCCGAGGAGCATCGAGAAGTCGGC ACTGTCCTGGAAGAACTGCTCAGCAACTTTCCTTTCCTGGAGAAGCTAGCCGACAACATAAATCGTGTGGTTAGCACAGAGCCGGCTACACACGGCGAAGAGCGTATGCTAGGACCGATACCCGAAGAGCAAGTCTCGCCCGAGAAACTGGCCTCTACCTCATCTAACTCCCAA GACCTCAACCTCAACTTACCCGAGTCTGTCGTCAAGGACATCATGAGCAGGACAGAAAGTGACCCCGCCTTCGAGGAACTTGTCGCGCAGATGTGTG ACAAAATCGACACAACACCCGGTATAGATGCGGTGCTGGTAACGCCAAAAAGCAAGCACCTATGTCGCACCCCATCCTCACGTCAGAAGCAAGGAACCCCTTTCAAGAGTCCCCTCACGACCCCTCTTCGACCCCCCCTGGCGACGGACACGCCCTCACGACACCGAAGGAGCCCGTACGTCACCTCACCCTTCGACACCTCCCCGTGCTCGTCCGGAATATTTCAGAGGACAAGATCGCGCGCCTCGCCGCGTTCCCTGGACTTTCAAAGCCCCGTAGCTCCGCAATCTCCTCGTGCACAGCGAAAGGGACAATCTAATCCGCCGTCCGTTTCAATGCtggacagcttgacgaatgCGGACTCACATTCAAACGCGTCGTCGCTTGAGTCATCACAGCCGGAGGTGCCCTCGAAGTCACGGTCAAACGGAGAGCCAAATTCAAGCCCCAGGACCGACCGGTCATCCGGTGCGTCGTCGGGGAATGATGCTCTCTCCAGTCCTTCTCGAAATACCCGTCTGTCAAACGGCGCGGCACATAACAAGCAGGTTCAAAACCCATTACAAGGTCAGGAGCCGCAGCTCAAATCCCCGACTCCGACTCCACCGTCGAGTAGAGCACGAAATGCACCATCCGAAGCAGGAGCTGAGCTGGATTCATTTACTAATCCACCGTCAAACAGGTCTCGTAATACGCCATCCCACGTCCCAGCTGAGCTGGCTACGTTCCCTAATCCACCATCGATTGCAACTGTGGCAGACGTACTGCCAAATCGAAACTCCGATTCGGACGAAAGGGGCCAGTCCGAGCCATATTCGAGCCAACCTTCGACAGTGCCACCACAGTGTAATCCTCCTTCAAGTCCACCATCCAGCGAATCTTCTTCAAACGCGCAACACAGTTGTGAAGCTTCCGTTAATCCGTCATCGGATATCGTCCCCAGCCCTGCTCGGATTGTGCCACCACCTCATTGCTCAGAACATGTGCAGAGCCAGTCCAAAGGTTTAGCCCCTCTGCAGCATCAGCATCCAGTCCCATCACCCTTGCCAGTAAATGCCTCCGTGATTCAGATCACAGCTCCCACACAACAGGTTCCCTCCCCGTCGGTAAATCCGAAGAAGTCCCCAGTCAAAATCATCTCGAGGACTACAGAAGGCGGAAACACCGTTACCTGCATCGCGATTCCGGATCCAACTCCGGAGAAGCGGGGCGCGTCGCTCTGCAACTCCTTGGCGGATCTCGTAGACATGGTGCTGACCCCGAAGAGCAAGGCACAGTTGGAAGCCGGGGCGGGAGAATCGAATGGCCCAGCGGTGCAGCACTCTGCGGTGTTGATCACGGAGAATGGAACGCAAGTGATGTACTGCGCGGGCGATACCGTCACGACCCAGCTACAGTCGGGAGCGGGACCTCCGATGCTGGTTTATCCCAGCGGGACGGTGGTCTTGGGAATGAACCCCGGGTGCAGTCCAGCAAAAGTGGCGATGCCCCAAGTGGCCGTTATCACGGACATGTCAGTCG GACAAGGACACACCGGCTTATTACCGGCGCAAACAAGGCAGTTACCACTCCTGCAACCCAAGGGTCCACTGCCACCGAAACCTCAGTTCACACTCTCTCACGCTACAC AGCCCAGGAGACCTACACCAAGTGCAGTGCAGGCAGATCGCGTCAAGAAATCGAAACGCCAACGaaacgcgtcgtcgtcgtctgctctatCGTCGTCGACCAGTCGCGTGTCAAACGGTGTCCCCCAGCCATCAACATCGGGAAATCAGCAACGCAAGGATCGCAGTCCGCAGCTTAAAAAGTTGATGCAGACCGTGTCTTCTCGACGCAAAAGGTCCGGTGCTCACGTGCGCGCTCTGGATTTTGGTGCTGACGCGAGCACGTCTGGTGGTCGGCGTGAGGAAGAACACCCGGAATCGGACGAGCAGTTTGACTTGTCCAGAACTCTCGAGTCCATCGGAACGTCGCTCACTGGAGTCGTGCAGCGAGTGATGAGGACGTCCACAAGAGACGGTTCTACGCAGGAACGCGTAAAGGGTGCCGCGGAAGAtcaaaaaaagaggaaaggagCACCTCTG GAAAATGGAACAAACCAGAAGAAAAGTCGCTGTGAT GACAGCCTTAAACGGATGGACGTCAGCAAATTTCTGGAAGCAATCCACAATATTTCACATCGTCAAGCAGCTCATCAGTCTGGGTTGACTCAGCCCAAATCATAG
- the LOC135388059 gene encoding transmembrane protein 14C-like, protein MNMDTDYWSFGYALAVVLGGIMGYVKAGSMMSLLAGVLFGGLALIGAYQTSLDPKKFLLSIAVSALLSGLMGYRYIKTSKLMPAGLVAVLSIAMCCRILCRAYGPSGGPVKQRSVDEVRLHV, encoded by the exons ATGAACATGGACACGGATTACTGGTCATTCGGATATGCCCTTGCTGTCGTTCTGGGAGGAATTATGGGCTACGTCAAAGCAG GAAGCATGATGTCCCTGCTGGCTGGAGTCCTTTTCGGCGGCCTTGCTCTAATCGGGGCTTATCAGACATCTCTCGATCCAAAGAAATTTCTCCTATCAATCG ctgtgtcgGCGTTGCTTTCGGGACTTATGGGCTACAGGTATATAAAGACGTCCAAACTCATGCCCGCTGGATTGGTAGCGGTCTTGAG CATTGCCATGTGTTGCAGAATACTCTGTCGTGCGTACGGCCCATCTGGTGGACCCGTCAAACA GAGGAGCGTGGATGAAGTGCGGCTACACGTTTGA
- the LOC135388058 gene encoding adenosine 3'-phospho 5'-phosphosulfate transporter 2-like isoform X3 → MNIHDQNCPKNGRPLMLHLGSYSASSTLASSLNARKLYCARWACSCSSLYTDTYRSSYSSWMASSLSDSILHSSNFVPTLFYLTSSASFGVTPLARKKYGALDFLAAVCMSTGLAAFVLADSQISPSFSILGVCLISFALLMDACIGNVQEKAMKSYSASDVEIIFFSYSFGAVWLLTSLLVSGQLSCAVNFCHEHPVETYGYGLVYSLTGYFGVQLVLTLVHIAGAFVAAVITTGRKVVTVTLSFVLFSKPFSIHYVWSGLLVLLGVYLHSIHKMHSKKKPVLASTKGSSNV, encoded by the exons ATGAACATTCACGATCAGAATTGTCCAAAGAACGGGCGTCCTCTCATGTTACATCTAGGGTCGTATTCTGCGTCCTCGACATTGGCCAGTTCTCTCAATGCGCGCAAGTTGTATTGTGCACGCTGGGCGTGTTCGTGCTCTTCGTTGTATACGGATACGTACAG GAGCTCATATTCCAGCTGGATGGCTTCAAGCCTTTCGGATTCTATCTTACACTCATCCAATTTTGTGCCTACGCTTTTCTATCTCACGTCGAGCGCATCGTTCGGGGTGACACCACTCGCAA GAAAAAAATATGGTGCCCTCGATTTTCTAGCAGCTGTCTGCATGAGCACAGGGTTGGCAGCTTTCGTTTTGGCTGACAGTCAGATCTCGCCATCGTTTTCGATCCTGG GCGTGTGCCTAATTTCATTTGCACTACTAATGGATGCGTGCATAGGAAACGTGCaagagaaagcaatgaagtCTTATTCTGCATCTGATGTTGAGATT ATATTCTTCTCCTATTCGTTCGGAGCCGTATGGTTGCTAACGAGCCTTCTAGTCTCTGGACAACTGTCCTGTGCAGTGAACTTTTGTCATGAG CACCCTGTGGAAACATACGGCTACGGCTTGGTGTACTCTCTGACGGGGTACTTTGGGGTCCAGCTCGTCCTGACGCTGGTCCACATAGCTGGTGCATTTGTTGCCGCCGTCATAACGACGGGGAGGAAAGTTGTGACGGTCACGCTGTCGTTTGTGCTGTTCAGCAAGCCTTTTTCTATTCA TTACGTGTGGTCTGGACTGCTTGTGCTCTTGGGTGTTTATCTGCACTCTATACACAAAATGCACTCCAAGAAAAAGCCCGTGCTGGCTTCCACGAAGGGATCTTCAAACGTGTAG
- the LOC135388058 gene encoding adenosine 3'-phospho 5'-phosphosulfate transporter 2-like isoform X1, producing the protein MHECLLLQFPHRCWRWKVCALSMIQKLLSDRGDAHEHSRSELSKERASSHVTSRVVFCVLDIGQFSQCAQVVLCTLGVFVLFVVYGYVQELIFQLDGFKPFGFYLTLIQFCAYAFLSHVERIVRGDTTRKAPFKVHLILSLLSIGTMGFSNASLGYLNYPTQVVFKCCKLIPVLLGGILIQGKKYGALDFLAAVCMSTGLAAFVLADSQISPSFSILGVCLISFALLMDACIGNVQEKAMKSYSASDVEIIFFSYSFGAVWLLTSLLVSGQLSCAVNFCHEHPVETYGYGLVYSLTGYFGVQLVLTLVHIAGAFVAAVITTGRKVVTVTLSFVLFSKPFSIHYVWSGLLVLLGVYLHSIHKMHSKKKPVLASTKGSSNV; encoded by the exons ATGCATGAATGTCTTCTGCTTCAGTTTCCACACCGGTGCTGGCGTTGGAAGGTGTGTGCACTTAGTATGATACAAAAATTGCTTTCTGATCGTGGTGACGCACATGAACATTCACGATCAGAATTGTCCAAAGAACGGGCGTCCTCTCATGTTACATCTAGGGTCGTATTCTGCGTCCTCGACATTGGCCAGTTCTCTCAATGCGCGCAAGTTGTATTGTGCACGCTGGGCGTGTTCGTGCTCTTCGTTGTATACGGATACGTACAG GAGCTCATATTCCAGCTGGATGGCTTCAAGCCTTTCGGATTCTATCTTACACTCATCCAATTTTGTGCCTACGCTTTTCTATCTCACGTCGAGCGCATCGTTCGGGGTGACACCACTCGCAA AGCCCCTTTCAAAGTGCACTTGATTCTGTCATTACTCAGTATTGGAACCATGGGATTCTCAAATGCATCATTGGGTTACCTTAACTACCCTACGCAAGTGGTGTTCAAGTGTTGCAAACTAATTCCGGTTCTTCTGGGTGGTATTCTTATTCAAG GAAAAAAATATGGTGCCCTCGATTTTCTAGCAGCTGTCTGCATGAGCACAGGGTTGGCAGCTTTCGTTTTGGCTGACAGTCAGATCTCGCCATCGTTTTCGATCCTGG GCGTGTGCCTAATTTCATTTGCACTACTAATGGATGCGTGCATAGGAAACGTGCaagagaaagcaatgaagtCTTATTCTGCATCTGATGTTGAGATT ATATTCTTCTCCTATTCGTTCGGAGCCGTATGGTTGCTAACGAGCCTTCTAGTCTCTGGACAACTGTCCTGTGCAGTGAACTTTTGTCATGAG CACCCTGTGGAAACATACGGCTACGGCTTGGTGTACTCTCTGACGGGGTACTTTGGGGTCCAGCTCGTCCTGACGCTGGTCCACATAGCTGGTGCATTTGTTGCCGCCGTCATAACGACGGGGAGGAAAGTTGTGACGGTCACGCTGTCGTTTGTGCTGTTCAGCAAGCCTTTTTCTATTCA TTACGTGTGGTCTGGACTGCTTGTGCTCTTGGGTGTTTATCTGCACTCTATACACAAAATGCACTCCAAGAAAAAGCCCGTGCTGGCTTCCACGAAGGGATCTTCAAACGTGTAG
- the LOC135388058 gene encoding adenosine 3'-phospho 5'-phosphosulfate transporter 2-like isoform X2 translates to MNVFCFSFHTGAGVGRVVFCVLDIGQFSQCAQVVLCTLGVFVLFVVYGYVQELIFQLDGFKPFGFYLTLIQFCAYAFLSHVERIVRGDTTRKAPFKVHLILSLLSIGTMGFSNASLGYLNYPTQVVFKCCKLIPVLLGGILIQGKKYGALDFLAAVCMSTGLAAFVLADSQISPSFSILGVCLISFALLMDACIGNVQEKAMKSYSASDVEIIFFSYSFGAVWLLTSLLVSGQLSCAVNFCHEHPVETYGYGLVYSLTGYFGVQLVLTLVHIAGAFVAAVITTGRKVVTVTLSFVLFSKPFSIHYVWSGLLVLLGVYLHSIHKMHSKKKPVLASTKGSSNV, encoded by the exons ATGAATGTCTTCTGCTTCAGTTTCCACACCGGTGCTGGCGTTGGAAG GGTCGTATTCTGCGTCCTCGACATTGGCCAGTTCTCTCAATGCGCGCAAGTTGTATTGTGCACGCTGGGCGTGTTCGTGCTCTTCGTTGTATACGGATACGTACAG GAGCTCATATTCCAGCTGGATGGCTTCAAGCCTTTCGGATTCTATCTTACACTCATCCAATTTTGTGCCTACGCTTTTCTATCTCACGTCGAGCGCATCGTTCGGGGTGACACCACTCGCAA AGCCCCTTTCAAAGTGCACTTGATTCTGTCATTACTCAGTATTGGAACCATGGGATTCTCAAATGCATCATTGGGTTACCTTAACTACCCTACGCAAGTGGTGTTCAAGTGTTGCAAACTAATTCCGGTTCTTCTGGGTGGTATTCTTATTCAAG GAAAAAAATATGGTGCCCTCGATTTTCTAGCAGCTGTCTGCATGAGCACAGGGTTGGCAGCTTTCGTTTTGGCTGACAGTCAGATCTCGCCATCGTTTTCGATCCTGG GCGTGTGCCTAATTTCATTTGCACTACTAATGGATGCGTGCATAGGAAACGTGCaagagaaagcaatgaagtCTTATTCTGCATCTGATGTTGAGATT ATATTCTTCTCCTATTCGTTCGGAGCCGTATGGTTGCTAACGAGCCTTCTAGTCTCTGGACAACTGTCCTGTGCAGTGAACTTTTGTCATGAG CACCCTGTGGAAACATACGGCTACGGCTTGGTGTACTCTCTGACGGGGTACTTTGGGGTCCAGCTCGTCCTGACGCTGGTCCACATAGCTGGTGCATTTGTTGCCGCCGTCATAACGACGGGGAGGAAAGTTGTGACGGTCACGCTGTCGTTTGTGCTGTTCAGCAAGCCTTTTTCTATTCA TTACGTGTGGTCTGGACTGCTTGTGCTCTTGGGTGTTTATCTGCACTCTATACACAAAATGCACTCCAAGAAAAAGCCCGTGCTGGCTTCCACGAAGGGATCTTCAAACGTGTAG
- the LOC135388063 gene encoding peroxisomal targeting signal 2 receptor-like, with amino-acid sequence MQQEKFRTTSRHGYSVRYSPFNPTRLACSTAQNYGLQGNGTLFILESVHGEPIRLVKTFEWPDGLYDVTWSEIQDHVVVLAGADGNIIFLDLVGHNAPRLVLKGHTKEVSNIEWNQTRQEQLLATASWDQLIKVWDPQTGSLLHTYEGHTNKVYCATWSPHIPRLLASTSGDGTLRLWNLPEPVPVATIPAHPCEVLSCDWSKYSQSIIATSGIDGLIRGWDIRNIKRPAFELRGHNYAIRRIKFSPHNDSVLASVSYDFTTRIWDWKKSPEALMVLQNHKEFVFGLDFNLHVRGQIADCSWDQSVCISHLPANYF; translated from the exons ATGCAGCAAGAGAAGTTCCGCACAACTTCACGCCACGGTTACTCCGTGAGGTATTCTCCTTTCAATCCGACAAGGCTAGCATGTTCCACTGCGCAAAACTACGGTTTGCAAG GAAATGGTACGCTTTTTATCCTGGAATCAGTCCACGGAGAACCAATCCGGTTGGTGAAGACGTTTGAGTGgcccgacggcttgtacgacgtCACCTGGAGTGAGATACAGGATCATGTCGTGGTTCTGGCAGGTGCTGATGGCAACATCATTTTCTTGGACCTGGTTGGTCATAAT GCGCCACGTTTGGTTCTAAAAGGACACACAAAGGAG GTAAGCAACATAGAATGGAATCAAACACGGCAAGAACAATTGCTCGCAACGGCTTCCTGGGACCAGCTCATCAAAGTT TGGGACCCACAAACTGGAAGCTTGCTGCACACTTATGAAGGCCACACCAACAAAGTGTACTGCGCCACCTGGTCACCCCACATTCCAAGGCTGCTGGCTTCTACGTCTG GCGATGGTACCCTACGTTTGTGGAACCTGCCCGAACCTGTTCCAGTTGCGACCATTCCAGCACATCCGTGCGAAGTGCTTAGCTGCGATTGGTCAAAGTACAGCCAG AGCATTATTGCTACGAGCGGCATAGATGGCTTAATCCGAGGGTGGGATATCAGAAACATTAAGCGCCCCGCATTTGAGTTGCGCGGACACAACTACGCGATAAGGCGGATCAAG TTTTCTCCGCATAACGATTCCGTCCTGGCGTCGGTGTCTTACGACTTCACAACACG GATATGGGACTGGAAGAAATCACCAGAAGCGCTGATGGTTCTCCAAAACCACAAGGAATTTGTCTTCGGGCTAGATTTTAACCTTCACGTCAGGGGACAG ATTGCGGATTGCAGTTGGGACCAGAGTGTCTGCATCTCGCACCTGCCTGCCAACTATTTCTGA
- the LOC135388058 gene encoding adenosine 3'-phospho 5'-phosphosulfate transporter 2-like isoform X4: MSSASVSTPVLALEGSYSASSTLASSLNARKLYCARWACSCSSLYTDTYRSSYSSWMASSLSDSILHSSNFVPTLFYLTSSASFGVTPLARKKYGALDFLAAVCMSTGLAAFVLADSQISPSFSILGVCLISFALLMDACIGNVQEKAMKSYSASDVEIIFFSYSFGAVWLLTSLLVSGQLSCAVNFCHEHPVETYGYGLVYSLTGYFGVQLVLTLVHIAGAFVAAVITTGRKVVTVTLSFVLFSKPFSIHYVWSGLLVLLGVYLHSIHKMHSKKKPVLASTKGSSNV; the protein is encoded by the exons ATGTCTTCTGCTTCAGTTTCCACACCGGTGCTGGCGTTGGAAG GGTCGTATTCTGCGTCCTCGACATTGGCCAGTTCTCTCAATGCGCGCAAGTTGTATTGTGCACGCTGGGCGTGTTCGTGCTCTTCGTTGTATACGGATACGTACAG GAGCTCATATTCCAGCTGGATGGCTTCAAGCCTTTCGGATTCTATCTTACACTCATCCAATTTTGTGCCTACGCTTTTCTATCTCACGTCGAGCGCATCGTTCGGGGTGACACCACTCGCAA GAAAAAAATATGGTGCCCTCGATTTTCTAGCAGCTGTCTGCATGAGCACAGGGTTGGCAGCTTTCGTTTTGGCTGACAGTCAGATCTCGCCATCGTTTTCGATCCTGG GCGTGTGCCTAATTTCATTTGCACTACTAATGGATGCGTGCATAGGAAACGTGCaagagaaagcaatgaagtCTTATTCTGCATCTGATGTTGAGATT ATATTCTTCTCCTATTCGTTCGGAGCCGTATGGTTGCTAACGAGCCTTCTAGTCTCTGGACAACTGTCCTGTGCAGTGAACTTTTGTCATGAG CACCCTGTGGAAACATACGGCTACGGCTTGGTGTACTCTCTGACGGGGTACTTTGGGGTCCAGCTCGTCCTGACGCTGGTCCACATAGCTGGTGCATTTGTTGCCGCCGTCATAACGACGGGGAGGAAAGTTGTGACGGTCACGCTGTCGTTTGTGCTGTTCAGCAAGCCTTTTTCTATTCA TTACGTGTGGTCTGGACTGCTTGTGCTCTTGGGTGTTTATCTGCACTCTATACACAAAATGCACTCCAAGAAAAAGCCCGTGCTGGCTTCCACGAAGGGATCTTCAAACGTGTAG